In the genome of Luteitalea pratensis, the window GCGACGCGTTCCAGGTGCTCGTGTCGACGATGCTGTCGGCGCAGACCAAGGACGCAGTGACGCTGGCGTCGTCGTTGCGGCTGTTCGCGGTTGCGCCCGATCCGGCGTCGCTTGCCAGGCTCACGACGAGTCGAATCGAGAAGCTGATCTATCCGGTGAGCTTCTATCGCAACAAGGCCGTGCACCTGAAGGAGACGGCGCGCATCCTCGTGCGCGACTTTGCCGGTGCGGTGCCGACCACGATGGACGCCTTGCTGACCCTGCCGGGTGTGGGACGCAAGACGGCGAATCTCACGCTCATCGTCGCCTGCCGCAGCCGCGACAACATCTGCGTCGACACGCACGTTCACAGGATCGCGAACCGGTTTGGCTGGGTACGGACGCGCATGCCGGAGCAGACCGAGCGTGCCCTCTACGAGGTCGCGCCTCGCCGCTGGTGGGCTACCATCAACCTGCATCTGGTCACTTGGGGACAGCACGTCTGCAAGCCCGTGTTTCCGCAATGTGGCCGCTGCATTCTCAACGACACGTGCCCCAAGATCGGGGTCGTGCGTGAAGGGCGGGTCGCGTGACGAATCCTCGCCGGACTTTCCTGAAACTCGGTGCGATGGCTGCGACGGTGGCGGCCTTTCCGGTGCGTGTCTCGCACGCGCTCGCGCAGGCGATGCAGGGCGCACGTATCGTGCGGCAGGCGTCGCCGGAGAATCTCGAGAGTGACTTCGGCGCGCTGTCGGAGTTCATCACGCCAACCGAACAGCATTACGTTCGCAGCCACTTCGCGGTCCCGCAGGTGGACATTGCGGCGTGGACGCTGCAGGTACGCGGCGCCGTCGGGCAACCGCTGACGCTGACGCTCGAGCAGTTGCGCGCACTGCCGAAGGTGTCGAAGGTCGTGACACTGGAGTGTGCGGGCAACGGGCGTGTCTTCCTCAACCCGGCGGTCGGCGGCGTGCAGTGGGAACGAGGTGCCGTCAGCACGGCGGAGTGGACCGGCGTGCGGTTGGCCGACCTGCTGGCGAAGGCAGGCGTGGCGACCGATGCGACGCGGGTGGCTTTCGAGGGCATGGACAAGGGCGACGTGAAGAACACGCCACTCCCAGCGGGGCCGATCACGTTCCACCGGAGCGTGTCGATCGAGGACGCGAAGGCGCGGGACGTATTCGTGGCCTACGCCATCAACGGACAACCGTTACCGGCTGCGCATGGCGCGCCGGCACGGTTGATCGTACCGGGCTGCTACGGCATGGCGTCGGTGAAGTGGCTGTCGTCGATCGAGGCGATCAAGGGCGAGTTCGGAAGTTACTGGGAGAGCACCGATTACGCGTACTGGGATCGATCGACCGGACGTCCACTGCGTCGCCCGCTGATGGGGATGCAGGTCAAGTCGTCGATCGCGAAGCCGTCGCCCAACGGCCAGGTCGCGCGAGGGGCGACGACCGAGATCGTCGGTGCCGCGTGGAGCGATGGCACCGTCACGCGCGTAGAGGTCAGCACCGACGGCGGCGCCACGTGGCGTGACGCGGAGTTCATCGATCCCGAGAGTGCCGTGACCTGGCGTCGCTGGCGCCTGAAGTGGCAGGTCCCGGCCACCGGCAGCGAGGCCGTGCTGATGACGCGTGCGACCGACGCGAAGGGCCGAACGCAGCCGATGACCCGGAACAACGACTACGGCACCTACGTGATCCACCACGTCGTGCCGATCACGGTCAAGATCACATAGCCTGCAGCCTGCGGCCTACAGCCTACCTGGAGCCTGCAGGCTGTAGGCTGTTGTAGCCGTCGACCTTCCGCCTTCGCCAAGGCTCCGGCGGACAAGTCAGGTCGACGGTCAGTGATCCGCGACCAATGACTGCGGAGCGCCATGGCCGAACACACTGCGACCGTTGCCTGGGACCGCTTCGACGCGGCCTTCACCGACAACCGCTACAGCCGCGCGCACCGCTGGATGTTCGACGGCGGCGCCACGATCCCGGCATCGTCATCGCCACATGTGGTCCCTGTGCCGATGTCCGATCCGATGGGCGTCGATCCGGAAGAGGCGTTTGTCGCGTCGCTTTCGAGCTGCCACATGCTGTGGTTCCTCTCCATTGCCGCCAGTCGTGGCTTCGTTGTCGATCGCTACGAGGACAACGCCGTCGGCACCATCGCGCGCGACGAGAAAGGTCGCCTCGCGATGACTCGCGTGGTGCTGCACCCGACCATCGCGTTCAGCGGCCCGCGCATGCCGACCGACGACGAAATACGTGCGATGCACGATGCCGCCCACCACGAGTGCTTTCTCGCCAACTCGGTGCGGACCGAAGTCGTCGTGATGGACATGCCGAGCGGCCGATGATCAGGAGCGGGGGAGTCGCTGTCGCACTCCTGTGCACACCGGAGGAACCCGAAAAGGCCTGGGCTGGGTGAGGGTACTGACGACGATGGATCCTCAGCCGCACAATCACGTGCGCGCTTGTCTCGCCCTGATGAGTCGGGATATCGTGCGGCCTTACCGAAAGGACAACCCGATGGCCCAGAACGACTCCGCGGCGCGTGCCGCAATCGACGCGACCAATCGCAGGTTCGAAGCGGCGTTCAACACCGGTGACCCCGGTCGCGCCGCGCGGGAGGTGTACACCGAAAGTGCGTCGATCCTGCCGCCGGACCTGCCGATGGTGCAGGGACGCGAGAACATTGCGGAGTTCTGGGTCGGCGCTGCGGCGCAACTTGCTGTCACCGACGTACGGCTTTCGACCGTGGCCCTGGAGATTCATGGCGACGTCGCTCACGAGATCGGGAAGGCAGCGCTGACCCTTGCGGGCGGGCAGCAGGTCGCCATGAAGTACTGCGTGTTCTGGCTCCGGGTGGGCGACGAGTGGCGCTGGCACGCAGACATCTGGAACGCCGGCGTGTGATGCGGCGCGACGTCTGATGGATCTGCAGACGCAGTTCGGTCACATCGACGTCTACCTGTTCGATCAGCTGCTCCGCGGCCGCATTCGTCCGGGCATGCGTATACTCGACGCCGGCTGCGGTGGCGGACGCAACCTCGTGTACCTCCTGCGCGAGGGCTTCGACGTCCACGCCGTCGACGAGGACCCGCAGGCGATCGTCTACGTGCGCGAGATGGCTGCGGCCCTGGCGCCGAGCCTCCCGCTGGAACGGATCCGGCTCGACGCCATCGAGCGCATGTCGTTCCCCGACGCCTGGTTCGACGTCGTCATCAGCAACGCGGTGCTCCATTTCGCGCGAGACGACGAGCACTTCGAGGCGATGGTGCGCGAGATGTGGCGGGTGCTGAAGCCGGGTGGGATGCTGTTCGCGCGACTCGCTTCCAGCATCGGCATGACCGAGCCGATGGAGCATCTCGGCGGCCGCCACTACGTGTTGCCCGACGGCACGACGAGGTATGTCGTGGACGAGCCCATGTTGATGACGATGACGCACGCGCTCGGCGGCGAGTTGCTTGACCCGATCAAGACGACGGTCGTCCAGCATCAGCGCTGCATGACGACGTGGGTGGTTGGGAAGAACGCTGAACGTTGAACGCCGAACGCCGAGCCGAAGCCGACGGTTCGGTAGCGCCCGCTCGAGTAGGTCGCGCCCGGCTGTCCCAGCCGGGCGTTCCAAGCTGTCCGCGCAATGTCGAATCGAACGTCGGGCTGGGACAGCCCGACGCGACCATCAACGCGCCTGTCGCAGCTTGCTGTGGCGGTATCCGTACGCGAAGTACACCACCAGCCCAATCGCGAGCCAGATGAAGAAGCGTTCCCAGGTCTGGCGGGGCAGTTCCAGCATCAGGTAACTACACGAGCCCACCGCGAGTAGCGGCACCGCTGGGACCAGCGGTGTGCGGAACGGGCGCGGGGCCTCCGGATTCGTCCGGCGCAGCACCAGGATGCCGATGGCCACCAGCACGAACGCGAACAGCGTGCCGATGTTGGTGAGTTCGACGATCTCGTCGATGTTGGCAAAGCCGGCAAGCAGCCCGACGAAGACGCCGGTGAGGATCGTCGTGATGTGCGGTGTCTGGTACTTCGGGTGCACCTTGGCGGCCCACTGCGGCAGCAGTCCGTCGCGCGCCATCGAGAAGAAGATGCGCGGCTGGCCCATCTGGAACACGATCAGCACCGACGTCGTGGCAAACACGGCGCCGAGCGAGATGATGCCCGAGGCCCAATGCATCCCTTGCGCCGAGAACGCCGTCGCGAGTGGTTCGGCCGTGCCGAGCTGAGTCCATGGCACCAGCCCGGTGAGCACGATCGCGACCGCCATGTAGATGACCGTACAGATGACCAGGCTGCCGATCATCCCGATTGGCATGTTGCGCTGCGGATCCTTGGTTTCCTCGGCTGCCGTCGAGACCGCGTCGAAGCCGATGTAGGCGAAGAAGATGATGGCGGCGGCACTGCTGATCCCGGCAAAGCCGTTCGGCGCGAAAGGTGTCCAGTTGTCGGGCTTGACGTAGAAGACGCCGACGGCCAGGAAGAACGCGATGATCACCAGCTTGAGTACCACCATCGCGGTGTTGAAGCCGGCGCTCTCGCGGACGCCGCGCACCAGCACCCAGGTGATGCCCATCACCGACAGGAACGCCGGCAGGTTGAAGAGAATCGGCACGCCGCCGAGATGCGGCGCCGTCAGTACTGCTTCGGCGTTGCGGATGATGTTGGGCGCGAGGTCGGCGCCGGCTCCGCCCGCTGCCTGGTATTCGGCCAGGGCGCGATAGGCAGTGCGGTAATCGATACCCAGCCAGACCGGCCACGTGATCCCCAAGCCCCGCAGCAGTTCCTGGAAGTACCCCGACCACGAGATGGCCACCGCGACATTGCCGATCGCGTATTCGATGATCAGGTCCCAGCCGATGATCCAGGCCACCAGTTCGCCCAGGGTCGCGTACGAGTAGGTGTACGCAGACCCCGCGATCGGCACCATCGAGGCGAATTCCGCGTAGCACAGGGCGGCGAACCCACACGCCAGCGCGGTGAGCATGAACGAGATCACCAGCGCCGGTCCGGCCCCGAGGTGATGAGCACCACCGGCCGCGGCGCTGCCGACGGTGGAGAAGATGCCCGCCCCGATGATCGCGCCGATCCCCAGCGAGATCAGCTGCACCGGCCCGAGTGTCCTGGCGAGGCGCGGGCCCCCATGGGGGTCGGCGTCACCCGTAAGCTGGTGCAGTGGCTTGACCGCGAAAAGCTGGTTCACGCAAGACTCCTCGAACAGTGGCCGAAAACTTGGCTGCTACCTTACACCACGGCTCACTCTTGCAGCCTGCAGGCTACAGGCTGCAGCCTGCCGGCAGGCGGTACTAGAATCCCCCCATGACGCGCGCGTTGTTGTCGTTGCTGCTACTGGCCGCACTGTGCCTGTCCGCCGCGGGGCGTGCCCTCGAGGCGCAGGCACCCGCCGTCGGTCCGAAGATCGTGATGGAGACCGACAAGGGCACCATCGTCATCCAGACCTGGCCCGACAAGGCCCCGAAAACGGTCGCCCACATCGTCGACCTCGTGAAGAAGAACTTCTACAACGCCCAGCGCATTCATCGTGTCGTGAAGGGACAGCTGGTCCAGTGGGGCGACAAGATGTCGCGCGACATGACGTATCGCGAGTGGTGGGGACGCAGCCCGGGCGGCAGCAGTGGCACGCCCATCGGTGTCGCGGAGTTCAGCAAGGGCCTCAAGCATCGCCCCGGCAGCGTCTCGATGGCCCACTCGGGCAACCCCGCGTTTGCCGACAGCCAGATCTTCATCTGCCTGGCGGCGATGCCCAACCTCGATGGCAAGCACGTGATCTTCGGCGAAGTGAGCGAGGGCCTCGCCGTTGCCCGCACGCTCGCCGTCGCCGATCGTCTCAAGCGGGTGACGATCAAGTAAACGGGAGTCTGGAGTCGGGAATCGCGTCTACCGGCAGCGCCCGCTCGCCGACGATCCTGGGTAGGAGCATCGACGGTCGCGGCCTCCGGCGATGAGTCGGTTCGCTTGAATCAGGTCACATCTTCCGGATCCGACCCGAATCGGAGAACGTGTCCGTCCGGGTCTGCGACTTTCATCTCGCAGGCCCAGGGAAAGTTCTCCGGGGGATGGAGAATCCGG includes:
- a CDS encoding OsmC family protein; translated protein: MAEHTATVAWDRFDAAFTDNRYSRAHRWMFDGGATIPASSSPHVVPVPMSDPMGVDPEEAFVASLSSCHMLWFLSIAASRGFVVDRYEDNAVGTIARDEKGRLAMTRVVLHPTIAFSGPRMPTDDEIRAMHDAAHHECFLANSVRTEVVVMDMPSGR
- a CDS encoding sulfite oxidase translates to MTNPRRTFLKLGAMAATVAAFPVRVSHALAQAMQGARIVRQASPENLESDFGALSEFITPTEQHYVRSHFAVPQVDIAAWTLQVRGAVGQPLTLTLEQLRALPKVSKVVTLECAGNGRVFLNPAVGGVQWERGAVSTAEWTGVRLADLLAKAGVATDATRVAFEGMDKGDVKNTPLPAGPITFHRSVSIEDAKARDVFVAYAINGQPLPAAHGAPARLIVPGCYGMASVKWLSSIEAIKGEFGSYWESTDYAYWDRSTGRPLRRPLMGMQVKSSIAKPSPNGQVARGATTEIVGAAWSDGTVTRVEVSTDGGATWRDAEFIDPESAVTWRRWRLKWQVPATGSEAVLMTRATDAKGRTQPMTRNNDYGTYVIHHVVPITVKIT
- a CDS encoding class I SAM-dependent methyltransferase: MDLQTQFGHIDVYLFDQLLRGRIRPGMRILDAGCGGGRNLVYLLREGFDVHAVDEDPQAIVYVREMAAALAPSLPLERIRLDAIERMSFPDAWFDVVISNAVLHFARDDEHFEAMVREMWRVLKPGGMLFARLASSIGMTEPMEHLGGRHYVLPDGTTRYVVDEPMLMTMTHALGGELLDPIKTTVVQHQRCMTTWVVGKNAER
- a CDS encoding amino acid permease, whose amino-acid sequence is MNQLFAVKPLHQLTGDADPHGGPRLARTLGPVQLISLGIGAIIGAGIFSTVGSAAAGGAHHLGAGPALVISFMLTALACGFAALCYAEFASMVPIAGSAYTYSYATLGELVAWIIGWDLIIEYAIGNVAVAISWSGYFQELLRGLGITWPVWLGIDYRTAYRALAEYQAAGGAGADLAPNIIRNAEAVLTAPHLGGVPILFNLPAFLSVMGITWVLVRGVRESAGFNTAMVVLKLVIIAFFLAVGVFYVKPDNWTPFAPNGFAGISSAAAIIFFAYIGFDAVSTAAEETKDPQRNMPIGMIGSLVICTVIYMAVAIVLTGLVPWTQLGTAEPLATAFSAQGMHWASGIISLGAVFATTSVLIVFQMGQPRIFFSMARDGLLPQWAAKVHPKYQTPHITTILTGVFVGLLAGFANIDEIVELTNIGTLFAFVLVAIGILVLRRTNPEAPRPFRTPLVPAVPLLAVGSCSYLMLELPRQTWERFFIWLAIGLVVYFAYGYRHSKLRQAR
- a CDS encoding YybH family protein gives rise to the protein MAQNDSAARAAIDATNRRFEAAFNTGDPGRAAREVYTESASILPPDLPMVQGRENIAEFWVGAAAQLAVTDVRLSTVALEIHGDVAHEIGKAALTLAGGQQVAMKYCVFWLRVGDEWRWHADIWNAGV
- a CDS encoding endonuclease III domain-containing protein translates to MRPPLPVAPTLKRLGVAIRSLELPAIEKIGEESMGDAFQVLVSTMLSAQTKDAVTLASSLRLFAVAPDPASLARLTTSRIEKLIYPVSFYRNKAVHLKETARILVRDFAGAVPTTMDALLTLPGVGRKTANLTLIVACRSRDNICVDTHVHRIANRFGWVRTRMPEQTERALYEVAPRRWWATINLHLVTWGQHVCKPVFPQCGRCILNDTCPKIGVVREGRVA
- a CDS encoding peptidylprolyl isomerase encodes the protein MTRALLSLLLLAALCLSAAGRALEAQAPAVGPKIVMETDKGTIVIQTWPDKAPKTVAHIVDLVKKNFYNAQRIHRVVKGQLVQWGDKMSRDMTYREWWGRSPGGSSGTPIGVAEFSKGLKHRPGSVSMAHSGNPAFADSQIFICLAAMPNLDGKHVIFGEVSEGLAVARTLAVADRLKRVTIK